The genomic DNA TCGTTTCCTGGTCGCCTCGTTCGATCGTTACCGTTTCGCCCGCGATCGCGATTCCGCCCGAACGGACTTCGACGTGGCGGGTTCCCGGTTTTACCCGAACACTGGCCAGCGATTCCCCTTCGTTCCAGCGGAGCTGAATCGTTTCTTGGTCGACCAAAACCTCCGCATCGTCGGGGAGATTTTCGATCACGATCGTCCCCTCGCCGGTGCGAAGCATCAACACCGCGGCGAGCAACAATGCGAGAAAGCCACCGCCGCTTGCGATTGCCAACGTCGGCGGCAGCTTGGACCGACCTCCGCCACTTTGCGTCCGCTTGGCAGGCTGAACCGATTTACCGACACGCCGATCGCTGACTTTCAAATCGGCAAGACTCGCCGCCACGCTCGGCTGGCGAGCGACAACCGGAGCGATTACGGGTTGTTCGATCGAGGTGTCGCGACTGGGAGATGGCAGGTCGACGTGAGTGTCGGTCTTGGCAGGATCGATTTGCGTTTGTGATTTGAAATTGGCTTTGCCCGCAAACGGCTTAAGCGCGTCGGCAACTTGCTTTGGCGTGGAATACCTTTTCGACGGCTCCTTGGCCATCATTTTGGCGATGATCTTGGATAGCTCGACCGGAACGTCCAGCCGCGACAGACTGACATAATCGGCTTCCTGTTGGGCATGTGCCATCAAGACGCTTTGGAATGTTCCGCTGAACGGCGGCTTTCCCATCAGCAAGTGATACAACGTGCACCCCAGGCTGTAGATGTCGGCTCGAATGTCCGCGGCGGCGGCATTCAAGGCTTGTTCGGGAGCCATGTATTCGGGCGTCCCCAGCATCGTTCCATCGGCAGTCAGCCCTTCGGTGTTGCGTTCACTGCTAGCCTTGGCGAGACCAAAGTCGAGAATTTTGATCCGCAGATTTCCATCCTCTTTAAAGACCATCACGTTGGATGGTTTGATGTCGCGGTGCACCGTATGTTTCGAATTCGCATGCTGCAACGCGGCAGCGATCTGGAGTGCCAGCGTGCACGCGACGGGAATCGGAACGGGGTGATATTTGCGAATGAACCGATGCAGGTCGACTCCCGGAACATACTCCATCGAAAAGACTAACTGCGTCGGCAATGGAACCTGTTGGTAAGCTGTCGCGATCGCGGGGTGGTTCAATTTTCCGATCGCCCGCATCTCGTTGCGGAAGCGTTGTTTGGCGGAATCGTTGGTGACCAATTGATCGCTGAGTACCTTCAACACCTCGACCCGATCCATCGGGATATATTTGGCCAGATAAACAACTCCCATCCCGCCGCGACCAAGTTCCTTGAGAACGTGGTAGTCGGTGCAGGCGGTGAGTTCTTCGGGCAAGCCGGTCGGTTGCGGGGATGGTCTCGATTGCGAAACGCTCTGTTTGACGATGCTGGGATCTCCCGCGGCGAGACTCGGGTTGGCTGCCTTGGTCTCTTGAACACGCTTCAGAAATCCATCCCCCGACAACGCCGCAACCCGCGACTGCAGTTCCGGATTGCACTCGATCATCGCCGCAACGCGCAGTTCAGCCACCGAATCAAGCTTGCCGCTGACGAAGTCGTTCAGCACTGTATCGTCGACGATCGCGGGATTGGTGCGAGTTCGCTTCGTTGGGGATTTATCGGACACTTTCCCTCCTTCAGGCATGTCGTGTCCCACCATG from Rosistilla oblonga includes the following:
- a CDS encoding protein kinase domain-containing protein, whose amino-acid sequence is MSDKSPTKRTRTNPAIVDDTVLNDFVSGKLDSVAELRVAAMIECNPELQSRVAALSGDGFLKRVQETKAANPSLAAGDPSIVKQSVSQSRPSPQPTGLPEELTACTDYHVLKELGRGGMGVVYLAKYIPMDRVEVLKVLSDQLVTNDSAKQRFRNEMRAIGKLNHPAIATAYQQVPLPTQLVFSMEYVPGVDLHRFIRKYHPVPIPVACTLALQIAAALQHANSKHTVHRDIKPSNVMVFKEDGNLRIKILDFGLAKASSERNTEGLTADGTMLGTPEYMAPEQALNAAAADIRADIYSLGCTLYHLLMGKPPFSGTFQSVLMAHAQQEADYVSLSRLDVPVELSKIIAKMMAKEPSKRYSTPKQVADALKPFAGKANFKSQTQIDPAKTDTHVDLPSPSRDTSIEQPVIAPVVARQPSVAASLADLKVSDRRVGKSVQPAKRTQSGGGRSKLPPTLAIASGGGFLALLLAAVLMLRTGEGTIVIENLPDDAEVLVDQETIQLRWNEGESLASVRVKPGTRHVEVRSGGIAIAGETVTIERGDQETIRLKVQPVEPSESVPPTKSPPAVEAVATVPSPMPPPTPSVSPEVAPSVSPTLPPGGTIQSLSEASLDRLFSPGAVWGGSDNGKPVSLTMLSRTGTSFRALFSMAQGFQREVRGEIKEGKMSWLASDVHAIAGNVGGDNSGTISNDAVGPRIDFQWQGPGDRSGSFAVRPQGPLVPPQDAVEFRGSHYKLFTENLTWHEARNRCTLLGGNLAVVKSQEENDFLFQISKKAGLDAVWVGASDEDQEGKWTWITGEPLRYRNWVGSQPDNKDGGEDFMVLIANFTKVRRVQSFWADQPNQSVQHNPGYFCQWFGREQPDNNADGSDSGNLGSTSSISQPQPSTNEFVQLFDGSDTSAWQSLGPFKVRDGMLVAKDGEGLAISRDEYDDFELAAEWKIGPNANSGIYYRELNSQTSAGTEYQIIDEVGFANVMSPKMSTGSLWRVIAPAGATNTRLGQWNTTRIVCNGTTVEHWLNGKKLLEYDTSSPSWRKTLSESRRRGQPEIHVRRSGHILLQSLDGEVAFRSISIRPISG